The following are from one region of the Chlamydiota bacterium genome:
- a CDS encoding glycosyltransferase, translating to MIVPARNAARQIGDCITALLDLDYPEGKVEIIVVDNGSRDATGEVARRFPVSVLTDGRARNSYAARNAGIRRADGEILAFTDADCVPTKGWLRDLVRGSDDGSIGCFAGEIVPYARETAIDRYLADSGQMSQKDLLAYTPLPRAMTANLAFRREVFRRIGLFDEKSVSGGDSEMLIRMLTRTDWRVRYNGDAVVFHKHRTKWLPFVRQFARYGWGEAWLVSTYAEQFHPRLTNGLCREAAEIGRGLGAFIRGVARRGNRGGERYNPLLDAVRLASWNVGLRFGLLYRMYLAR from the coding sequence GTGATCGTTCCCGCGCGCAACGCCGCACGGCAGATAGGGGACTGCATCACGGCCCTTCTCGACCTCGACTATCCCGAGGGGAAGGTCGAGATTATCGTGGTGGACAACGGTTCCCGGGACGCGACAGGTGAGGTTGCCCGGCGCTTTCCCGTGTCGGTGTTGACGGACGGCCGCGCGCGGAATTCCTACGCGGCACGCAATGCGGGTATACGCCGCGCGGATGGGGAGATCCTCGCGTTCACGGATGCCGATTGCGTCCCGACGAAGGGGTGGCTCCGGGACCTCGTGCGCGGGTCCGACGACGGATCCATCGGGTGTTTCGCGGGGGAGATCGTGCCGTACGCGCGGGAGACGGCGATCGATCGGTACCTCGCCGACAGCGGGCAGATGTCGCAGAAGGATCTTCTCGCCTATACGCCGCTTCCACGCGCGATGACGGCGAATCTCGCCTTCAGACGCGAGGTGTTCCGGCGCATCGGCCTCTTCGATGAGAAGAGCGTCTCCGGCGGCGATTCGGAGATGCTCATCCGGATGCTCACGAGGACGGACTGGAGGGTCCGCTACAACGGGGACGCCGTCGTGTTCCACAAGCACCGCACGAAATGGCTGCCTTTCGTGAGGCAATTCGCCAGGTACGGATGGGGCGAGGCGTGGCTCGTGTCGACCTATGCCGAGCAGTTCCATCCGCGCCTGACGAACGGGTTGTGCCGGGAAGCCGCGGAGATCGGACGCGGCCTCGGGGCATTCATCCGCGGTGTCGCGCGCCGGGGAAACAGGGGAGGGGAGCGCTACAATCCGCTCCTTGACGCGGTGCGGCTTGCCTCCTGGAACGTCGGCCTCAGGTTCGGGTTGCTCTACAGGATGTATCTCGCTCGTTAG
- a CDS encoding glycosyltransferase family 4 protein — protein sequence MARLLFLNHNRYGQGTFLRCYNLGRQLAARGHSVDLVTVSAESRYRTVRADEGRLRIIRTPCALGGYYQSGGWGVLDILARLSRCAAPRFDLVYAFDHRPNVSVPALVQRYLRGAPLFSDWADWWCGGGLLDDARNFPFQFAAERRLETGMKRISAGVTVISQALRDRAGSIGIPAERVLLLHSGADVERISPLPRDAARDSLGIPRGIRIAGYISANLLDAELLMRGMARVFRRMEDCRLLFIGPDEGWHRELARGLGVDDRILWTGFQPYARIAESLACADILLLPMSDTAVNRGRWPNRIGEHMAAGKATVSCAVGEMKKLFEAHPIGLLARPDEEDFAEKTLALLDAPEAAEEMGRRARTLAEGDYSWSVLADRFVSFWRRMI from the coding sequence GTGGCGCGGCTTCTTTTCCTCAATCACAACCGGTACGGACAGGGGACGTTCCTCAGGTGTTATAACCTGGGCCGCCAGCTCGCCGCCCGGGGGCACTCGGTCGACCTGGTGACCGTATCCGCGGAGTCGCGGTACCGGACTGTGCGCGCGGATGAGGGGCGCCTCCGGATCATCCGAACGCCGTGTGCGCTGGGCGGGTATTACCAGAGCGGGGGGTGGGGCGTCCTGGATATCCTGGCCCGCCTCTCTCGCTGCGCCGCGCCGCGATTCGACCTCGTGTATGCCTTCGACCACCGGCCGAACGTCTCCGTCCCGGCTCTCGTTCAAAGATACCTGAGGGGCGCGCCGCTTTTCTCCGACTGGGCGGACTGGTGGTGCGGCGGCGGGCTGCTCGACGATGCCCGGAACTTCCCGTTCCAGTTCGCCGCCGAGCGGCGCCTCGAGACGGGGATGAAAAGGATCAGCGCCGGGGTGACCGTCATCAGCCAGGCCCTCAGGGACAGGGCCGGATCGATCGGGATACCGGCGGAAAGGGTGCTCCTGCTCCACTCGGGCGCCGATGTGGAGAGGATCTCGCCGTTGCCGAGGGACGCGGCGAGGGATTCGCTCGGTATCCCCCGCGGCATCAGAATCGCGGGTTACATCTCGGCGAACCTGCTCGACGCGGAACTGCTGATGCGCGGGATGGCGCGGGTGTTCAGACGGATGGAGGATTGCCGCCTGCTCTTCATCGGGCCCGACGAGGGTTGGCACAGGGAGCTGGCCCGGGGGCTGGGGGTGGACGACCGCATACTCTGGACCGGATTTCAGCCGTATGCCAGGATTGCGGAGTCTCTCGCCTGCGCCGATATCCTTCTGCTCCCGATGAGCGATACCGCGGTCAATCGCGGGCGGTGGCCCAACAGGATAGGGGAGCATATGGCCGCGGGGAAGGCGACGGTTTCGTGCGCGGTCGGCGAGATGAAGAAGCTGTTCGAGGCCCACCCGATAGGCCTCCTCGCGCGGCCTGACGAGGAGGATTTCGCCGAGAAGACGCTTGCCCTTCTCGATGCACCCGAAGCGGCGGAGGAGATGGGACGCCGGGCGCGCACATTGGCCGAAGGTGACTATTCGTGGAGCGTGCTGGCTGACCGGTTTGTCTCATTCTGGAGAAGGATGATCTGA
- a CDS encoding glycosyltransferase, with protein MGESTVGRPILSVVVPVFNSARTIGPCIESVLAAARPFDGADLIIVDNGSTDASREIVSRYPVRCLCQPKRGAAAARNAGVRAAAGELIAFIDSDCIADRAWLSEFVGGMLPGVACAGGMIAAPPATNDFEAYCNEFTAKSQENAIEGNAVPYPYINTANALFRREVFDAVGWFDEKFTWAGGEDIDFGWRVHWAGYAMRYLPGARVEHRHRSGPGQLFRSYYRYGRGWSMTVRKHSRRIQAMPPTIAGLGVGDVQAILRAFGHGAWNVLSFRDRRERRYGYYRVLRQLGDCCGRVAAWFSG; from the coding sequence ATGGGAGAATCAACCGTGGGGCGGCCGATACTTTCCGTGGTGGTGCCGGTATTCAACTCGGCACGCACGATCGGACCGTGCATCGAATCCGTTCTCGCCGCCGCTCGCCCCTTCGATGGCGCAGATCTCATTATCGTGGACAACGGGTCGACGGATGCAAGCCGGGAGATCGTCTCCCGTTATCCGGTTCGGTGCCTCTGCCAACCGAAAAGGGGAGCCGCGGCTGCGAGGAATGCGGGGGTGCGCGCGGCGGCAGGGGAGCTTATCGCGTTCATCGATTCGGACTGCATTGCCGATCGCGCGTGGCTTTCGGAGTTTGTCGGCGGTATGCTCCCGGGGGTGGCGTGTGCGGGGGGGATGATCGCCGCGCCTCCGGCCACGAATGATTTTGAGGCGTACTGCAACGAATTCACCGCAAAATCCCAGGAGAATGCGATCGAGGGGAACGCCGTGCCGTATCCCTACATCAATACCGCCAACGCCCTCTTCCGGAGGGAGGTGTTCGATGCGGTGGGATGGTTCGATGAAAAGTTCACCTGGGCGGGCGGGGAGGATATCGACTTCGGGTGGCGCGTGCACTGGGCGGGGTACGCGATGCGGTATCTGCCCGGAGCCAGGGTCGAGCACCGGCACCGCTCCGGCCCCGGACAGCTCTTCCGGTCGTACTACCGGTATGGCCGCGGGTGGTCGATGACCGTACGCAAGCACAGTCGCCGCATCCAGGCGATGCCGCCGACGATTGCAGGGCTCGGCGTCGGCGATGTGCAGGCGATCTTGCGCGCGTTCGGACACGGCGCGTGGAACGTGCTCTCCTTCCGGGACCGCAGGGAGAGGAGGTACGGGTACTACCGCGTCCTTCGACAACTCGGTGACTGTTGCGGCAGGGTCGCGGCGTGGTTTTCAGGATAG
- a CDS encoding sulfatase, with protein MRIALKRKSFLVAAAGLWTAGCLLALVLWRLWPSPPDVIIILLDALRRDHVGCYGYHRNTTPFIDSVAGEGVVFDCAISQAPSTKASIASLFSSLYPTMHTALWHTTEGAIGDVLPGSVRTLAEAFRDRGYATIGVSANTHIGREFGFTQGFDSFTHTTLLPPPAMNAEALRLLSRAGEKPFFLYLHYMSIHYPYDPPPPYDTLYTARTGPYYYIDGKPEQELSPEDVQYIVDRYDGGINYTDACLKNLFDELERRGKLRNAVVVILADHGEEFMDFGRLGHPGRLYDLMIHVPMIIRMPGGEAVPKRASRVAALIDLYPTLCAFAGIEYDSELLCGVNLLPLIRKGTSVRQAAFSEYYIYQKSIRDETCKYVFPAHPGFTESLHDLVLDPQETVDILAERPDLADRYRRMAARWMEEMKAKNSRLGIIPQQVEIDAKTRAGLKSLGYIQ; from the coding sequence ATGCGCATAGCCCTGAAAAGGAAATCGTTCCTCGTCGCCGCGGCGGGACTGTGGACGGCGGGCTGCCTTCTCGCCCTTGTACTATGGCGCCTGTGGCCCTCGCCCCCGGATGTCATCATCATCCTCCTCGACGCCCTGCGCCGCGATCACGTGGGCTGCTACGGCTACCATCGGAATACCACCCCGTTCATCGACAGCGTCGCCGGGGAGGGGGTCGTTTTCGACTGTGCCATCTCGCAGGCCCCCTCGACCAAGGCCTCCATCGCGAGCCTGTTCAGCTCCCTATACCCGACGATGCACACCGCGCTTTGGCACACCACGGAGGGCGCGATCGGCGACGTGTTGCCCGGATCCGTGCGCACCCTGGCCGAGGCGTTCAGGGACCGCGGCTACGCCACGATCGGCGTCAGCGCGAACACGCATATCGGCAGGGAGTTCGGCTTCACGCAGGGGTTCGATTCGTTCACCCATACGACGCTGCTTCCGCCGCCCGCGATGAACGCGGAGGCGCTCCGCCTTCTCTCGCGGGCGGGCGAGAAGCCGTTTTTCCTCTACCTGCACTACATGAGCATCCACTACCCGTACGACCCCCCTCCCCCCTACGACACCCTCTATACCGCGCGGACTGGGCCGTACTACTACATCGACGGGAAGCCGGAACAGGAACTCTCCCCGGAGGATGTTCAGTATATCGTCGATCGCTACGACGGGGGGATCAACTACACGGACGCGTGCCTCAAGAATCTCTTCGACGAGCTCGAGCGAAGGGGAAAGCTCCGCAATGCCGTCGTGGTGATCCTGGCGGATCACGGCGAGGAGTTCATGGATTTTGGGCGCCTGGGCCATCCGGGACGGCTCTACGACCTGATGATCCATGTCCCTATGATCATCCGCATGCCCGGCGGGGAGGCCGTTCCCAAAAGGGCCTCCCGGGTCGCCGCGCTGATAGATCTGTATCCCACCCTTTGCGCGTTCGCGGGGATCGAATATGACTCCGAGTTGTTGTGCGGGGTGAATCTTCTCCCCTTGATCAGAAAAGGAACTTCGGTGAGGCAGGCGGCGTTCAGTGAGTATTACATCTATCAGAAATCCATACGGGATGAGACCTGCAAGTACGTCTTTCCGGCTCATCCGGGCTTCACGGAATCCCTTCACGATCTTGTCTTGGATCCTCAGGAGACCGTTGATATCCTCGCCGAGCGGCCCGATCTGGCCGACAGGTATCGCCGGATGGCGGCCCGATGGATGGAGGAGATGAAAGCGAAGAACAGCCGTTTGGGGATCATCCCCCAGCAGGTGGAGATCGACGCTAAGACACGCGCCGGCCTGAAGTCGCTCGGCTATATACAGTAG
- a CDS encoding class I SAM-dependent methyltransferase — translation MKIHPVGEYVQSIGVVSRSRHYLARLKRVCAEWRCWGDEYECPICRGIFGQFFPSGLDIPVLSELRVVGGGYRRNAQCPRCGSKERERLVYLFLHQKTRILDVPGRVLHIAPESCLRGLISSRACIEYLCADLHPEDDVLGMDVTDIHFPNNWFDFIICNHVLEHVDDDRKAMAELHRVLKPGGNAILQVPIARTLATTVEDRTVTDHKERERRFGQFDHVRLYGKDYAQRLEAAGFKVRVYNWAEEFGDRLAHRYGLLRDEDLYLCSK, via the coding sequence TCGGCGTTGTCTCTCGATCCAGACACTATCTGGCAAGACTGAAGAGGGTCTGCGCAGAGTGGCGATGTTGGGGCGATGAATACGAATGCCCGATATGCCGGGGGATATTCGGCCAATTTTTCCCGTCTGGATTGGATATTCCCGTACTGAGCGAGTTGCGGGTGGTCGGGGGAGGGTATCGTCGGAACGCCCAGTGTCCGCGCTGCGGGTCAAAGGAGCGGGAACGGCTCGTCTATCTGTTCCTGCATCAAAAAACGCGCATCCTCGATGTGCCCGGAAGAGTGCTGCATATAGCTCCCGAATCCTGTCTCCGGGGACTAATTTCGAGTCGGGCCTGCATCGAGTATCTGTGCGCCGATTTACACCCGGAAGACGACGTCCTCGGGATGGATGTCACCGACATACATTTTCCGAATAACTGGTTTGACTTCATCATATGCAATCACGTGCTTGAGCACGTCGATGACGACCGGAAAGCCATGGCCGAACTGCATCGCGTGTTGAAACCCGGCGGGAATGCCATACTCCAGGTCCCCATCGCGCGGACACTGGCAACCACGGTTGAAGACCGGACTGTTACGGATCACAAGGAACGAGAACGAAGATTCGGGCAATTCGACCACGTGAGACTGTACGGCAAGGATTACGCACAGCGGCTCGAGGCCGCCGGTTTCAAGGTTCGCGTGTACAATTGGGCCGAAGAATTCGGCGACCGCCTCGCGCATCGATACGGCCTGCTGAGAGACGAGGATCTCTATCTTTGCTCCAAATGA
- a CDS encoding zf-HC2 domain-containing protein, with product MSNVSKCRGVRRAVGAYGSGELGTRSRQVVEGHITSCSPCRFFVERQTRLERLLGSLASSFGDAPDEPPSWEQFRPILLSAMKDGSESRFGRAWEGIRARLADWLVPKTALHLSQAFYLAKRAAVPALGVFVAFAAYCVFTGERAMQREDRVVQVAQASPSLLLHVQFQPGEAGGMVSGGNARQEGVLRYGWK from the coding sequence ATGTCAAACGTTTCTAAATGCAGGGGGGTACGCAGGGCAGTAGGTGCGTATGGAAGCGGAGAACTCGGTACCCGCTCCCGACAGGTGGTTGAAGGGCACATAACCTCCTGTTCCCCCTGCAGATTTTTTGTAGAGCGTCAAACCCGCCTGGAGCGCCTCCTCGGTTCTCTCGCCTCCTCTTTCGGTGACGCCCCGGACGAGCCGCCGTCCTGGGAGCAGTTTCGCCCGATCCTGCTCAGCGCGATGAAGGACGGCTCGGAAAGCCGTTTTGGGCGCGCGTGGGAAGGAATCCGCGCCCGCCTGGCCGACTGGCTCGTCCCGAAAACGGCCCTCCATCTCTCCCAGGCGTTCTATCTTGCCAAAAGGGCCGCGGTTCCCGCACTCGGCGTGTTTGTCGCCTTTGCGGCGTACTGCGTCTTCACGGGGGAGAGAGCGATGCAGCGGGAAGACCGGGTCGTTCAAGTTGCGCAGGCCTCCCCGTCGCTTCTGCTGCATGTGCAGTTCCAGCCGGGAGAGGCGGGCGGAATGGTATCCGGAGGAAATGCCCGGCAGGAAGGCGTATTGCGATACGGATGGAAGTAG